The genomic DNA GGAGCCTGGAAGACAactggcactgcacacagacactggcACCTAGAGTGGAAAGACCATGTGCTGATATCAATGACAGGTGGAAAATTCCTCAAAACCATGTGTTAATAAAGTATTTGTTACTTCTAGTTTCTCAAGTGTGTTTAACacagtgttttgagttttatgttgaTTAGATATATTTTGTGTGCAGATGTCAGTCTAGTTTACAGGTATGCCATCAAACAAGCTGTACACTGAGGACTGGGTTCCTTCCCAAAAACTATTCCATAACCTGTAGTTCAGTTAAATATATTTAGCTGTAGATCTATGAGAAGCATTTAATGTCATGAAGaatgattcattcattgtctactgctatatcctgcacatgagggtcgcgaggagccagagccaatcccagctgaaaaCAACAGGTGGGGTCAGACCCAGGACAGGTCACCAGAGcagcatacagagacaaaccatCATTCACTCTTCCATTCCATAAAGAAAGATCcatgaggaaaacaacagtggATAGTATGTCACCAGTCACATCATAGCTGGGTTTTGAATCTctgttgtgtatgaaaacaaatgaccctGTTTCAGATCCAATCCGTTCCGTCCACCTGACTTACCTCCATCTCAACCTACAGAACTTCAACAGTTGGCATCTgatgaaggtaaaaacacagtgtgagcagcttGCCTCACTCTGATGTCCTGCCCACATTATCCTGTCCtcctggatcaacagctcctctccAATAGCCTTGGTTCCATCAAACAAACCCACGTTGACAAATTCGATGTTTCCTTCTGTGCCTCTCTGCCAGTTGATGATATCATAATAGGGTACAGAGTCGCCCTTGGCATTAAAGGCCACCTCCTCACCAGCAATGTGAAAGTTCACTTCCTGGAGGTAGTGTTGCAGCTTGAAATTTAGGAAATGCACACAATGAACACTAAACACGTTTTTCAGTCTTCAGAGTTTTGAGGTTTAAGGCCCCTAAAAATCCACAACCTAAATTTGTAAAGCAGTAGAAATGTAACAGAACGGTGAAGTGAACACATCACAtggaaattaaaacatgttgacCCACGTTGCTAAGTCAATCAATGTCAATATTGATCAGAAATAATTCTAATGATATTTTTGGCCATAAGTGAGAAGTccagtgctgtgtttacaaTGGAACaatgaacaatttaaaaatattcataaacatatttcattaagatttaaatatatttagattttttagaACACAGAAATAGGGGtatcatatgtacagtatgttacatGACTTTGGTAAATGGGAGATAAAGATCGTGGTCTGAATCCCAAGGATTGGGCTTTGACCCACAGTGTGTAATGGTAAAGAAATAGTGGATTATACAGTACCTGCCAAGGTTGTATGTTGTTGCTCTGAGCACATGAGTTGTTCTGGAAAGGCCCCCTCCCTGGCTGACAGAGAAGGAGGTTGTGCAGGGAATGAGCAATGGCATATACAGCCTTATAGACATTATATGAGAATCTAGGGCTGGATGTATTCATGTAGGCTGAGTGCTGTTCCAGCAGAGACTCCTGCCCTGAGCACGGCGGCATCTGGGTGACAGAGGATGGAAAAGGACTGCAGCCATACAGAGACTCCCACAGCTCACGCACCAGCACATTGTCAGGATATCTCTTAGGGTTTACTGTCTGCAGGAAGTCACCCAGTCTGGAGATATGACCTATTCTGATGCTAAACCCAATGGTTCCTCTCAAGTAAGGGTAATACTCTCTCCCTGAAAAGACTGATGCTTTGACCCAGGCACTACTCGCCACCCACTGGATTCCAGTGATGTTCTGAGTCATGTAGTCCCTCAAGAAAGGGGTCATCTCCCCCTCAACTGCAAATACCAACACCACTTTTGCAGTAGAGCTACGCATCACCTTTACAGAGGGTCAGATAATGTAGATAACAGGGTTgtaaaaggagacaaaaacaaaacgagtGACATAAAGAAAAACCCAGATGTACACAGTGAAAAACTACAGTTTCGATAGACCTTAGTATTATTTGATATTTCAACCCTCAACAGCAAAATAATTTCTGTAACGCCATAATAATCTTCCTCTAgtccttttatttcttttatgtttaatttatttggtatactttttccttgtgtatttttgtttgggtcttttttaatgtcttgtatgtgtgtaaaaaaaatgtcaccagTTGGTGTCAGACAAATAAAGTTTCTATTGTATTCATTTTGAAGAAAGTACTTACTTTAACAAAGTCAGTTTTTCCTGTTGTACGTCGGTACTAACATTGTCTATTGACTTCACACAATGAGATTTTCTACTCTGCCCCAATAGTTCCACCTGTAACATTATTCATCTGACTCTTGTTATGAGTGCTTCATTTTCTGgacattgtcttgtgttttacaATTCTGATGCTTTTGTCGTTTTTTGATTGAAAGCACAAGTACTGACCTATTGTGAACTTAATTAAATGATGTTcttgggaatttttttttttttttttatacatggtTACAGAGTTACAATTCATGTCATGACTCTCTTCTCCTTTCTGGATCTAATATGGGCCTGATGAGATAAATGGATGAaagtgagacaaacacacagttttctcCTGGAGTGTCTAAATTGAATGATCACAGTAGGTCCACAAATAGGAGCTTTAATGGCTCTATGTCTTAATATGTGTTAATATTTGTTAGCAGCAAAAGGTTTCTTTAACAGAAACTCATTTACACTATAAAACAACTTCAGTTAATTTTTTATAGCATCAAATCACCACTCTACCCAGTCCCTAGAGgctgttattattttatccTGTGGTAAGAACCCATTAAAGGAGGGTTGaagagacatcatggtcacaagttcaactccacccatggcaggttgtacttaattcccttgtaagtcgctttggataaaagtgtctgctaaatgacatgtaatgtaatgtaatcagtggtagagtgaactgtctttcaactgaaaggttgAGGGGTCGATTCCTGGCTCCATGAGTCTACATGCTGATCTttctttgggcaagacactgaacctcACATTactgtgccagcagtgtgtgaatgggtatgaaagatgtgttataaaaaaaaaaactgctccacATAGATGCAATATGTAGATGTTTGAATTTatgtgaatggttgaatgacaaaaactgtagtttaaagcagCTAGTGGTCATCACCACTAGAAAAtctctatataaatatagactACTTAACATTTAAAGGTAGAAGTCAACAGTTTCCACAGTGTTTTCATACCTTCATGATCCTTAGTCCCGCCTGGCGAGTGTAGAGCAGAGGAATAATTTCTTGGTACGCTACACATACTTTGGTGTCCTGTAATTCTCTCAGTAAACCTTTTGCAGCAAAGTGGCCATAATCATTGTCTCCTCGCAGCAGCCCCACCCAAGTCCAGTTAAAGTGCACCAGCAGCTGTGCAAAGGCTTTCACCTGGGCTCAACAGAAAAAGACAATCAACTCACTCAGTTTCATGTCACAGACATTAAAAAACTTTCATAAATGAAAAGCAATATCTTCATAAATTATTTGGTGTTGTGCCCTGTTATAACATGTCTGTATTCTGTAAATGATAAAGCATGGAAGTTTGGCACAACAAAGAAATATATAATAAGGATTATAACAATAAAGGATTATCAACCGTGATTATTATAATGACCAAACCTGAAAAGAACACTAACATAATATAAGAGAGAGgaaaacttatatatataaatcaattTCTTAGTGTTCAAAGATTTGCCTCTTTTTTATTAATAGTTTTAATTTGAcagtttaaagctttaaaggCAGTTGTAATACTTATTTCTGATGACAGAGTAGTAAATGTGTTGAGCTTTGACTCAAAACAATAATTGAccacatgtttcacattttacCTGGTAGTCATCACTAGGAATTACTCTGAAGAAGGTTGgatatttttgtctgtctgacaaacatgcacatgtagaAGCGTAGCTGAcctgtgtaaaaacagattgcagtgttactgagaaaagaagaacatttttgtGATGATTGACATAAATACAAGTCACTGTTACCATGGGGATCCTGAATGTTTGCAGGGTTCTTGACAAAATAATAGACTGAGAAGATCCAAAAGCCCCAATCACAGCGAGGAGTGATGAGGCATTTGTGCACATAGAAGagttttcctcactcactccGTTCAGCATCGATAAAACAGCTCTCTGTGCTGTCAGTGGATATCCACATGAATCAAAGATTTTGTAGCCCAGAGTGTGATTCTGCAACAGCATTGGATTCTGGTttatctcctccactgccaGTCTCATAGTCTGAGCCCACCGGAAAGCCTTGGGATCAATCCTGTGGCTGATACAGATGAATGTtgtctgttcatttaaaaactctAATGACTATAAACACATTCAGTCCATTTTATATTAAGAGTGCAAAATTAGACATTATTCACACTATCATCTATGAAACTCACCCATTGCAATGTATTGGTGCTGGTCTGTAGGTGCCGTTAAGGTCTGgtattttcagattaaaatgaatggGGAAAATCCCACCGATGACATAGTCACCCTGGACCACAAAGCCTGGCTGGAAGCTGTTTAGAAGAGTGCACTTTGAGGCTgctggtgcagctgcagtggTGATGCTGGAAAGTGAGCTATCAGTTAAAGTGAGGACACTGAAAGCAAAGTAAAGCAAAGACAATAAAGCAAGTGAAGTCATAATGTTTCACTGGGCTGAGAAGAGAATGAGACAGAGCTAAAAATAAAGTACCTTATAAAGGCTACAGTATCACATTCCCAGTCTTGCATCTTATTGATGACAGAGTGGCTTTGGATTGGACAGTAGTCCACAATCAGGAATTAAAGTGGGTTCAAAAAGCTGAGGacctaaacaaagacaaatacacaaacatatacagtcTCATATGATAGTGTAcctttatatattatttatttttatgtaaagaGGCAAGACATTTGTGTGTCTCATGATTTCTGTTTGGTCACTGACATAAAGATGAAAGTAAGAAGACTCAAAAAGACTCAACTACtgtacttttcctcagagctgtTTTGTCATGACCCCAGgaacttttctctttcttcttaaATGACATtcaatattgcatgtttttccatttcataTTAAGGTGTTTGGGTCTCTGTTTAGTATTTCTGACATATTTTCAAGTACTTCATATTTGTCTGTGATGTTATGCTAACCTGTTAGCATAACATCACACATTTCATCAGATTTCATCAGATATTACATCATTGATAAATGTAGCTGTGtctcatctgcataacaatggaAGTGTATGTtatgctttctaataatgttccctagaggaagcatatataaggtaaaaagtataggtccaagcactgagccttgtggaactccacaattagcttttgtttgtagtgaggctttatcattaacatgaacaaactgcagagggcagcacctgtgatcccaagagtctgctccaatctctgcagtagaatattatgatcaatggtgttaaatgcagcactaagatctaacaggacaagtagagagactagaccattatctgaagccaagagaagatcgttactaactttaactagtgctgtttctatgctatggtttaatctaaaacctgactgaaaatcttcaaacagcaactagcaactgccttttctaagattttagaaacaaagggaagattagatataggtcagtagttagctaaaatatctgggtcaagggtcgcttttttgagaaggggtttaataactgctattttaaacgtttggggcacatatccagttaataaggatagattaatttgagttactatagagctgttaattaaaggaaacacatctttaaacagtttggtggggataggatctaactgacaggttgatggtttggatgatgaaactaatgatgttaactctggggtggagtggctcagtggttaagaccggtaccctgtgtgcaaaagacatcatggtcgcaagttcgactccacccctggttgattgtactcaattccattgtaagtcagtttggataaaagtgtctgctaaatgacatgtaatgtaactcaGGGAggaactgtctaactgtgcacctggtgcttctaaagctcttgtgctaaaagatgagtcagtcccatcTTTTAGTACGTAGGAGAGAGGGTAGGTACGTCTGAGATGTGGTAGTATCGCGAGACTGCGTGAGATTGtgcaaccaaaccaaaacatggcGGCGCGCGTCTAGCCCAAACATTTCCACACTGTATACTatcaagaggaaaaaataagggaaaaaaCTACTTGTCAGTCACATCTCCTTTTCTGCACGTGAAGAGGGCAAATACGGGAGACTGGAGGATCTGGAGGATTACATCGACGAGTACTTTCAACGAGTCGTAATGgggaaaccaaaacaaccagcggttaccccctcctcctccaaacGCAGTCGCCCGGAGGACTCCCCTGGAGCAGCCTCATCATCCGAATTCACAGAGATCCTTACCTCCATAAACACGAAGCTGGACACCTTCGATGCGCGACTTTCTCTGGTAGAGGTCCTGCACAAGGAATTCCAATCGCTGCGAGAATCTCTAGAGTTCAGCCAGCAACAGGTGTCCCAGCTCGCGGCGGAAAACAACACACTTAAAGGGTCGGTTAAAACGCTCACTGAGGAAACAAGGCGCCTCagagaagaaaatactcacatttactgATCTACAGTCACGCAGTATGAGAGACAATCTAGTTTTCTCTGGGATCCCGGAAAAAAACGAAGAAGACGCAGAAGCGACAGTAAAGAACTTCATTATCAAACAACTCAAACTCCCGGCAGACACCGTCAAAAACATTTCGTTCCACCGGGCCCATCGTCTAGGAGGGAGACGACAGGAAGGCCAGCGACCACGTCCGATTGTTGTAAAATtcaaacagtttaaacaaaagGAGTTGGTCAAGAGCCGAGGCAGGGAGCTGCAAGGAACGGACTTCAGCGTAAACGACCAGTTCCCAAAAGAGATCCTGGAGCGACGCAGGAGACTGTTCCCGGTGAGAAGAAAGTTTATTGACGGCAGATCCCGGGCAGTAATTGCAGTGGACAAGCTCTATGTCAACAGTCAGTTATACCgggacaaacacacaataaaccgATATATCGCCaacattaaatcaatacaataaaaccataattaaTCCCATACTCACATTATTCCCCCGCTCCCTCATTTAATCCGCCACTAAATTCACAATCACTGCACATCTCCGTAACGTACAccgaggtaaaaaaaaaaaaaaaaggaagacggTAAGAATATTGTTGGACTTTGGTTGGTTATTTCTGTCACTGTATCCCtctatgtgtttttcatgtttatgtttttatgtttttctatgttCATGTATTTCTAGAGTATACTATGTCACAATCTACAACATGTATCCTGTAATTAATGACCACATCAAAACGAGGCCCCTGCATATAACAGCACAAACGCATGCAcgctctccctcacacacacacacatatacatacatacacatgccgAACGCGTAAACGCACGCACATATGTACATCCACATACAAGCTGTAGTATTGCAgtttatcagacagacagacgcacacacatgcacataatacacacacgaACACGTTACAAGCGcgtagacacatacacacacatccacatacagGCTGTAGTTTCGCACATAGGCTGTCAGacaggcacacacgcacacacacacatgcatacatgcacacacataccctATCCTAGACAACAGCACTCGCACATAGGCTGTCAGacaggcacacacgcacacacacatgcatacacgcacacacataccctATCCTAGACAACAGCACTCGCACATAGGCTgtcagacaggcacacacacacacacatgcttacatgggagcacacacaccctgtgttaAACATCagcctgtgcacatgcacagaaaacacacacagtctacaCTAGATAAGTAGATATGGTTAATAAGATGAATACACTCAGGCTTGTCACTTGGAATGTGCGTGGAATTGGCtcgaaacataaaaaacataaagtcCTCAACCACCTAAATAGTCTCCAAGCAGACATTGTCTTACTACAAGAGACTCACCTcgctaaccctggatttccactggacgcggaacggccgcggaacggccgcggcgcggtagccgttgcaaatcgcttccaatctaatcaatgtgagcattcccaccggccgcgctgcggcgcggatcagcagcggcccagaagcggctcgccgcgccgcagcgctatcgataggaatcagttctatttttttccgttgccgctgctgaacctcgtaaatttcaacgaagcagatcgcacaagacaggaagtccgacacagtatcaaagtaaaacacttccgcccccctttcaaaataaaacacaatacgcaggtcacaacttcacctcaacgttacgtcataaccggtgcccccaggtcaacagtcatttgatccgagggtctcggagacaatggacgacgagagactgattatggaagtggagaaatgaaagaagctgtgttgttgttgtttcctttatacacacagtctatcgcgggatctcgcgtccgctcgagattatcgcgcgatcttccgtgaataccgctggctcccaaggctccgcgccgctgccgtaacgcgcccggtggggattgacgtttgggagaggacgaagcagaaccgcgccgtggccgttccgcggccgttccgcgtccagtggaaatccagggtcaGTCAGATTGCCAGCTCATCACAATTTCCCTTCATATACACAGCAAACTACAACTCTAGACAGAGAGGAGTCGCCATCATGAtcaatagaaaattaaacttcATACATAAGAACACTATGATAGACCCAGAAGGTAGATTTATAATACTTCACTTATAAATCAATAATACAGATTTCAGTATATCTAACATATATGGTCCTAATGTTGATGACCCCTCCTTTTTTCACACTTTAttctcctcactgtccactcACACAACACTGATAATAGGAGGGGACTTCAACATGGTACTCAACCCAGAACTTGATAGGCTCAGTAAGGCAGGAACAACACGGAACTGGCAATCGACAGAAGCACTTAAACAATACATGAGTGATTATGGTCTTTGTGATCCTTGGCgctcctgtcatccagctgaTAAAGAATACACCTTCTTCTCACCTGTACACAACTCCTACTCTAGAATTGACTTATTTCTCACCAACAGCTCAATTCtatcagacgtcacagacacttTGATTCACCCTATCACCATTAGTGACCATGCACCAGTTTCACTAAAGATAACTAATAAGGCCATCACACCACCAATCAGAAACTGGAGATTTAATACATCATTACTAGATGAACCAAATTTCATCAAATACTTTGAAAAAGAGTGGTTGATATTTCTAGAAACAAACGACCTGCCAGGAACACAACCAGGTGTCCTCTGGGAGGCAGCAAAAGCAGTTATGAGGGGTAGAATAATCTCATactcctcatttaaaaagaagaaagaaaacctacTGGAATTAgaactacaacataaaataaaaacattagagacTGCCTATGCTGCATCCCAAGATGAGAACTTGCTGAATAatgtaagaaaattaaaacttgaattaaacaaaataatagaaaggaAAACGCAGTTCCAACTGGAGAGATTACGCTTGGAAAACTTTGAACATAACAATAAATCCAGTAAATACCTagctaacaaaaaaaacaactatccactccaTAAAAGACTCAGACGGTAAAGTAACCCATGCACcggaagaaataaacaacagttttagagatttctataaaaacttatactcatcaaacaataactcatcaagtacagacataaacacatttttaaactccatGGATCTACCAAAACTTAATAATGAACAGGTTTAGTCTATGGAGTCCCATATCACAATAGCTGAACTAAATGAGGCCCTACACCATATGCCAAACACGAAAGCCCCAGGACCAGACGGATTCCCAGTGGAATTCTACAAAACATTCTGGTCCATACTAGCACCAACAttctataaaatgataataaaaatcaaggaaagtaacactctccccacacacataaatacagcacatatctGTCTCCACCTCAAACCTGAGAAAGACCCGTCACTCCCATCCAGCTATCGCCCCATCTCACTCATAAACGCAGATCTTAAAATCATCTGCAAAGCCTTAGCAAGGAGACTGGAAAAAATCACCCCCTTCATAATTCACCCAGATCAGACAGGATAAAATAGACTACTGCACAATCAATAAATTTAGAGCAGCAGTGGTTTCACTAgatgcagaaaaagcatttgatAGAGTAAACTGGAAATTCCTACTTGCCACAATGGAAAAATTTGGATTCGGAGAAGAACTCATCTCCTGGATCAAAATTTTATACAGTTCACCCAGTGCCTCTGTCAgaacaaatgatcaaacttcTCCAAGCTTCAATCTCCAGAGAGGCACCAGACAAGGCTGTCCACTCTCCCCATCACTATTTGTCATCTTTATTGAACTACTCGCAGCGGCTATtcgcacaaacaaaaatatcaaaggtattcaaacaacaaaactaaatcacaaaataagcctctatgctgatgatgtattaCTTTTCCTCCAAAACTCACAAGGCTCTCTTTCCGAGACTATTGCACTTCTTAATAAATTCTCAGCCATATCAGATTACTCGATAAACTGGGCAAAATCGATCATCCTACCAATCAACCATGACTTCAAATCATCACCATCCTGTCCTCTGAAATCTGGAAACATTAGATATTTGGGTGTAAATTTTTCCTCCAGGCTGTCAGAGCTAGCACAATTAAACTATACTCCACTACTTAAATCAATAGAGGATGACCTCCTACGATGGAATTCCTTACCTATATCACTTATGGGAAGAGTTAACACCATGAAAATGAGGATCTTACCAAAAATCAATTACCTCTTCTCAATGATCCCAACTAAACCCTCACCAATCTGGTTTAAATCCTTAGACTCTGCCACCACAAAATTCCTCTGGAAAACCAAACCAGCAcacatcagtttaaaaacactccaaaaagcAAAAGCCTATGGTGGTCTGGAACTTCCAAACTTCCACAACTACTTTCTTGCAAATAAGCTTCActatgtccaaaaatggtttcaACCCAAACCACTGGACAGTCTGTGGCTAGACATTGAACAAACACTctgtaaagaaattaaaatctctGATCTACCATTTATAAGCAAAACCATCAAACGGCATCAGTgctttaaaagcataaatataaatacctcCCTGTCAGCCTGGTGGGAATTTATCAAACTCACTGGGTCCTTGCATATCCCATGTAAATATACCCCAATCTGGAATAATCCAGACATACTacggaataaaacaacactaaaactcaAATCATGGCAAGAAAAAGGTATAAGGCACCTGGAACAAATTATCCAAGATAATAAATGAATTCCATTTCAGAACTTAGTGGAACAATATGGCATTAACAGCAACACGTCCTTTGATtatctacaaataaaatctgtaatCCAGACGAGGTTTAAAACCAGTAAATTGGATCTAGAACTACCTCCAATGATCAAACAATTTCTAAACTTTATGTCTCCCAAAATGGTGTCtaaaacacatgcactat from Solea solea chromosome 21, fSolSol10.1, whole genome shotgun sequence includes the following:
- the LOC131448874 gene encoding extracellular calcium-sensing receptor-like, which translates into the protein MDSAALKEEDSNSAGVSKLPMEAYALGKEPLVDRAHRALFPRPGPGGHPRAIVAWLHYYADCTEILRKATEIQRIKIRDMTFSVFPDHTPKRITTAAAPAASKCTLLNSFQPGFVVQGDYVIGGIFPIHFNLKIPDLNGTYRPAPIHCNGIDPKAFRWAQTMRLAVEEINQNPMLLQNHTLGYKIFDSCGYPLTAQRAVLSMLNGVSEENSSMCTNASSLLAVIGAFGSSQSIILSRTLQTFRIPMVSYASTCACLSDRQKYPTFFRVIPSDDYQVKAFAQLLVHFNWTWVGLLRGDNDYGHFAAKGLLRELQDTKVCVAYQEIIPLLYTRQAGLRIMKVMRSSTAKVVLVFAVEGEMTPFLRDYMTQNITGIQWVASSAWVKASVFSGREYYPYLRGTIGFSIRIGHISRLGDFLQTVNPKRYPDNVLVRELWESLYGCSPFPSSVTQMPPCSGQESLLEQHSAYMNTSSPRFSYNVYKAVYAIAHSLHNLLLCQPGRGPFQNNSCAQSNNIQPWQLQHYLQEVNFHIAGEEVAFNAKGDSVPYYDIINWQRGTEGNIEFVNVGLFDGTKAIGEELLIQEDRIMWAGHQSEVPVSVCSASCLPGSRKAVRRGEPICCFDCVPCDSGKINNQTNKVDCTICPEDFWSNNDRTACIAKKVEYLTFDSLGIALTVMSVVGACFTLAVCGVFFCHRHTAIVRVNNSELSFFILFALTLCFLCSLLFIGKPTYWSCMLRHTAFSITFSLCISCILGKTLVVLAAFTATRPGHNIMKWLGPKQQRTIIFSCTLVQVVICAAWLIDAPPFPSRNTQYEHSKIIVECSVGSSLVFWCVLGYIGLQACLCFVLAFLARKLPGNFNEAKFITFSMLIFSAVWLAFIPAYISSPGNYADAVESFAILASSFGLLFCLFAPKSYIILLKPEKNTKQHLMGKEKK